In a single window of the Pocillopora verrucosa isolate sample1 chromosome 4, ASM3666991v2, whole genome shotgun sequence genome:
- the LOC131769487 gene encoding uncharacterized protein yields MKFTHLMVIVIAVSFSVFDTVRALRCNVCISSVSWDDCEQNTQKLTCESEDTYCHRHMTSSEVMGITIVTFSKGCATSDKCTPEAIDRCKNAKNTDLQGMPGVTAVDCDLKCCQGDLCD; encoded by the exons ATGAAGTTCACGCACTTGATGGTTATCGTTATTGCAGTGTCTTTCTCCGTATTCGACACAG TCCGCGCCCTTCGATGTAATGTGTGCATAAGCTCAGTCTCCTGGGATGACTGTGAACAGAACACTCAAAAGTTGACGTGCGAATCAGAGGATACTTACTGTCACCGCCACATGACGAGTTCTGAGGTTATGGGCATCACGattgtaactttttcaaaagGTTGTGCAACATCTGACAAATGCACACCTGAAGCAATTGATCGGTGTAAAAACGCTAAAAACACTGACCTTCAGGGAATGCCTGGAGTTACAGCAGTCGATTGTGACTTGAAATGCTGCCAGGGAGATTTGTGTGATTAG
- the LOC131769472 gene encoding multiple epidermal growth factor-like domains protein 9: MEVDVRLLVLTILSMLIKAHEGAPKVDLADKILLHCTWCLRNISTAACRVLSNGTISCIRCTAHLQDGSLCDMCRNSGMNNDNKTGLQACDTCMCNGSFDSIQVTNCNHKAGQCVTCAPRGSEKECRKCLDTGHGSESSVDNCVTGNDKVEEKEKSGFSTKEKVIVAVCSTFGAVTLFMIIFLIYRHFKSRHFSVKKPFWTVELTNRNYDDLDFSLLDPITDIPLVYRADIGEFDNDALLGSEKPQLSMEVDEATDVS, from the exons ATGGAAGTGGATGTCCGATTACTAGTTCTTACAATTCTTTCAATGTTGATAAAAGCCCACGAAGGAGCCCCGAAAG TTGACTTAGCAGACAAAATACTCCTTCACTGCACTTGGTGCCTAAGAAACATTTCAACAGCAGCATGCAGAGTTCTAAGCAATGGGACTATATCCTGCATCAGATGTACAGCACATTTACAAGATGGTTCTCTTTGTGACATGTGCAGAAACTCTGGAATGAATAATGACAACAAGACTGGACTTCAAGCATGTGACACTTGCATGTGTAATGGTAGTTTTGATAGCATCCAAGTTACAAATTGTAACCACAAAGCTGGCCAGTGTGTAACTTGTGCACCGCGTGGCTCAGAGAAGGAGTGTAGAAAATGTCTGGACACAGGGCATGGTTCAGAGTCATCTGTTGATAATTGTGTAACAGGAAATGACAAagtagaagaaaaggaaaaatcag GATTTTCAACAAAAGAGAAAgttattgttgctgtttgtAGCACGTTTGGTGCAGTCACCCTGTTTATGATCATATTCCTGATCTATCGGCACTTCAAAAGCAGGCATTTTAGTGTGAAAAAACCTTTCTGGACAGTCGAACTCACAAATCGTAACTATGATGACCTGGACTTTTCTCTTCTGGATCCCATTACTGACATTCCCCTGGTATACCGTGCAGACATTGGTGAATTTGATAATGATGCCTTGCTCGGTTCAGAGAAACCACAACTGAGTATGGAGGTTGACGAGGCTACCGATGTGTCttaa
- the LOC136280231 gene encoding uncharacterized protein — protein MKFTHLMVIVIAVSFSVFDTVLALRCNVCISSVSWDDCEQNTQKLTCESEDTYCHRHMTSSEVMGITIVTFSKGCATSDKCTPEAIDRCKNAKNTDLQGMPGVTAVDCDLKCCQVDLCD, from the exons ATGAAGTTCACGCACTTGATGGTTATCGTTATTGCAGTGTCTTTCTCCGTATTCGACACAG TCCTCGCCCTCCGATGTAATGTGTGCATAAGCTCAGTCTCCTGGGATGACTGTGAACAGAACACTCAAAAGTTGACGTGCGAATCAGAGGATACTTACTGTCACCGCCACATGACGAGTTCTGAGGTTATGGGCATCACGattgtaactttttcaaaagGTTGTGCAACATCTGACAAATGCACACCTGAAGCAATTGATCGTTGTAAAAACGCTAAAAACACTGACCTTCAGGGAATGCCTGGAGTTACAGCAGTCGATTGTGACTTGAAATGCTGCCAGGTAGATTTGTGTGATTAG